A stretch of the Meles meles chromosome 19, mMelMel3.1 paternal haplotype, whole genome shotgun sequence genome encodes the following:
- the TSHZ3 gene encoding teashirt homolog 3 isoform X2 has product MPMKLMLTYVSEELKAAALVEEDLDPEESTVDGEPSAKYMCPEKELSKACPSYQNSPAAEFSSHEMDSESHISETSDRMADFESGSIKNEEETKEAAVPLEDTTVSDSLEQMKAVYNNFLSNSYWSNLHLNLHQPSSEKNNGGSSSSSSSSSSSCGSGSFDWHQSAMAKTLQQVSQSRVLPEPSLFSTVQLYRQSSKLYGSIFTGASKFRCKDCSAAYDTLVELTVHMNETGHYRDDNHETDNNNPKRWSKPRKRSLLEMEGKEDAQKVLKCMYCGHSFESLQDLSVHMIKTKHYQKVPLKEPVTPVAAKIIPAARKKASLELELPSSPDSTGGTPKAAMADTNDVLQKNSNPYITPNNRYGHQNGASYAWHFEARKSQILKCMECGSSHDTLQELTAHMMVTGHFIKVTNSAMKKGKPIMETPVTPTITTLLDEKVQSVPLAATTFTSPANTPASVSPKLSVEVKKEVDKEKAAADEKPKEKEKPCEEEEKYDISSKYHYLTENDLEESPKGGLDILKSLENTVTSAINKAQNGTPSWGGYPSIHAAYQLPNMMKLSLGSSGKSTPLKPMFGNSEIVSPTKNQTLVSPPSSQTSPMPKTNFHAMEELVKKVTEKVAKVEEKLKEPEGKLSPPKRATPSPCSSDISEPIKMEASSDGGFKSQEGSPSPQRDGCKEGSPPAEPVENGKELVKAMSSGLSSSTAIITDHPPEQPFVNPLSALQSVMNIHLGKAAKPSLPALDPMSMLFKMSNSLAEKAAVATPPPLQSKKADHLDRYFYHVNNDQPIDLTKGKSDKGCSLGSVLLSPTSTSPATSSSTVTTAKTSAVVSFMSNSPLRENALSDISDMLKNLTESHTSKSSTPSSISEKSDIDGATLEEAEEATPAQKRKGRQSNWNPQHLLILQAQFAASLRQTSEGKYIMSDLSPQERMHISRFTGLSMTTISHWLANVKYQLRRTGGTKFLKNLDTGHPVFFCNDCASQIRTPSTYISHLESHLGFRLRDLSKLSTEQINNQIAQTKSPSEKLVTSSPEEDLGTSYQCKLCNRTFASKHAVKLHLSKTHGKSPEDHLLYVSELEKQ; this is encoded by the exons ATGCCCATGAAGCTTATGCTGA CCTATGTTTCCGAGGAGCTAAAGGCCGCCGCCCTAGTGGAAGAAGACCTAGACCCCGAGGAGAGCACAGTAGATGGGGAGCCCTCGGCCAAGTACATGTGCCCCGAGAAGGAGCTCAGCAAAGCCTGCCCCAGTTACCAGAACTCCCCGGCGGCTGAGTTTTCCAGCCACGAGATGGACAGCGAGTCGCACATCAGCGAGACCAGCGACCGCATGGCCGACTTCGAGAGCGGCTCCATCAAGAACGAGGAGGAGACCAAGGAGGCGGCCGTCCCCCTGGAGGACACGACCGTGTCGGACAGCCTGGAGCAGATGAAGGCCGTGTACAATAACTTCCTGTCCAACTCGTACTGGTCCAACCTGCACCTCAACCTGCACCAGCCCTCATCTGAGAAGAACaacggcggcagcagcagcagcagcagcagcagcagcagcagctgcggcagcgggAGCTTCGACTGGCACCAGAGCGCCATGGCCAAGACGCTGCAGCAGGTGTCCCAGAGCCGCGTGCTGCCCGAGCCCAGCCTCTTCAGCACCGTGCAGCTCTACCGGCAGAGCAGCAAGCTCTATGGCTCCATCTTCACGGGCGCCAGCAAGTTCCGCTGCAAAGACTGCAGCGCCGCCTACGACACGCTGGTGGAGCTCACGGTGCACATGAACGAGACCGGGCACTACCGCGACGACAACCACGAGACGGACAACAACAACCCCAAGCGCTGGTCCAAGCCCCGCAAGCGCTCGCTGCTGGAGATGGAGGGCAAGGAGGACGCCCAGAAGGTGCTGAAGTGCATGTACTGCGGCCACTCTTTCGAGTCCCTGCAGGACCTGAGTGTCCACAtgatcaaaacaaaacactaccAAAAAGTGCCTCTGAAGGAACCCGTCACGCCCGTCGCAGCCAAAATCATCCCTGCCGCGCGGAAGAAAGCTTCTCTGGAGCTGGAGCTGCCCAGCTCCCCGGACTCCACGGGCGGGACCCCCAAGGCTGCGATGGCGGATACCAACGACGTGCTTCAGAAGAACTCCAACCCCTACATCACGCCAAATAACCGGTATGGCCACCAGAACGGGGCCAGCTACGCCTGGCACTTTGAAGCCCGCAAGTCCCAGATCCTGAAATGCATGGAGTGCGGCAGTTCCCACGACACGCTGCAGGAGCTCACCGCCCACATGATGGTCACCGGCCACTTCATCAAGGTCACGAACTCGGCCATGAAGAAGGGCAAGCCCATCATGGAGACACCCGTCACGCCCACCATCACCACCCTGCTGGACGAGAAGGTACAGTCCGTGCCCCTGGCCGCCACCACCTTCACGTCCCCCGCCAACACCCCCGCGAGCGTCTCCCCGAAGCTGAGCGTGGAGGTCAAGAAGGAGGTCGACAAGGAGAAGGCGGCCGCCGACGAGAAGcccaaggagaaggagaagccctGCGAGGAAGAGGAGAAGTATGACATCTCCTCCAAGTACCACTACTTGACGGAGAACGACCTCGAGGAGAGCCCCAAGGGGGGACTGGATATCCTCAAGTCCCTGGAAAACACGGTGACGTCCGCCATCAACAAGGCCCAGAACGGCACCCCCAGCTGGGGGGGCTACCCCAGCATCCACGCCGCCTACCAGCTCCCCAACATGATGAAGCTGTCCCTGGGCTCCTCGGGGAAGAGTACGCCCCTGAAACCCATGTTTGGCAACAGCGAGATCGTGTCTCCCACGAAAAACCAGACCCTGGTCTCCCCGCCCAGCAGCCAGACCTCACCCATGCCCAAGACCAACTTTCACGCCATGGAGGAGCTGGTGAAGAAAGTCACGGAGAAAGTTGCCAAAGTGGAGGAGAAGCTGAAGGAGCCAGAGGGTAAGCTGTCTCCGCCGAAGCGGGCCACCCCGTCCCCGTGCAGCAGCGACATCAGCGAGCCCATCAAGATGGAGGCATCCAGCGACGGCGGCTTCAAGAGCCAGGAgggcagccccagcccccagcgaGACGGGTGCAAGGAGGGGAGCCCCCCGGCCGAGCCGGTGGAGAATGGCAAGGAGCTGGTGAAGGCCATGAGCAGTGGCCTGAGCAGCAGCACGGCCATCATCACAGACCACCCGCCCGAGCAGCCTTTCGTGAACCCCCTGAGTGCCCTCCAGTCGGTCATGAACATCCACCTGGGCAAGGCcgccaagccctccctgcccgccCTCGATCCCATGAGCATGCTTTTCAAGATGAGCAATAGCCTGGCCGAGAAGGCGGCCGTGGCCACCCCGCCGCCCCTCCAGTCCAAGAAGGCGGACCACCTCGACCGCTATTTCTACCACGTCAACAACGACCAGCCCATAGACTTGACGAAGGGGAAGAGTGACAAGGGCTGCTCTTTGGGTTCAGTGCTTTTGTCACCCACGTCCACGTCCCCGGCAACCTCCTCATCCACGGTGACAACGGCAAAGACATCTGCCGTCGTATCATTCATGTCAAACTCGCCGCTACGCGAGAATGCCTTGTCAGATATATCCGATATGCTGAAGAACTTGACAGAGAGCCACACGTCAAAGTCCTCCACTCCTTCCAGCATCTCCGAGAAGTCTGACATTGACGGGGCCACGCTGGAGGAGGCCGAGGAGGCGACGCCCGCCCAGAAGAGGAAGGGCCGCCAGTCAAACTGGAACCCACAGCACCTGCTGATCCTCCAGGCCCAGTTTGCGGCCAGCCTCCGGCAGACGTCTGAGGGCAAGTACATCATGTCAGACCTGAGCCCCCAGGAGCGAATGCACATCTCAAGGTTCACCGGGCTCTCCATGACCACCATCAGCCACTGGCTGGCCAACGTGAAATACCAGCTGCGAAGGACAGGTGGAAcaaagttcctcaaaaacttggACACCGGCCACCCCGTGTTCTTTTGTAATGACTGTGCGTCGCAAATCAGGACTCCTTCCACGTACATCAGTCACCTCGAGTCACACCTGGGCTTCCGGCTCCGGGACTTGTCTAAACTGTCCACCGAACAGATTAATAATCAGATAGCACAAACCAAGTCGCCCTCGGAAAAGTTGGTGACATCCTCCCCCGAGGAGGACCTGGGGACCTCCTACCAGTGCAAACTTTGCAATCGGACCTTTGCGAGCAAGCATGCGGTTAAACTTCACCTTAGCAAAACGCACGGGAAGTCCCCAGAAGACCACCTTCTGTACGTTTCCGAGCTAGAGAAGCAGTAG
- the TSHZ3 gene encoding teashirt homolog 3 isoform X1 → MPRRKQQAPRRAAAYVSEELKAAALVEEDLDPEESTVDGEPSAKYMCPEKELSKACPSYQNSPAAEFSSHEMDSESHISETSDRMADFESGSIKNEEETKEAAVPLEDTTVSDSLEQMKAVYNNFLSNSYWSNLHLNLHQPSSEKNNGGSSSSSSSSSSSCGSGSFDWHQSAMAKTLQQVSQSRVLPEPSLFSTVQLYRQSSKLYGSIFTGASKFRCKDCSAAYDTLVELTVHMNETGHYRDDNHETDNNNPKRWSKPRKRSLLEMEGKEDAQKVLKCMYCGHSFESLQDLSVHMIKTKHYQKVPLKEPVTPVAAKIIPAARKKASLELELPSSPDSTGGTPKAAMADTNDVLQKNSNPYITPNNRYGHQNGASYAWHFEARKSQILKCMECGSSHDTLQELTAHMMVTGHFIKVTNSAMKKGKPIMETPVTPTITTLLDEKVQSVPLAATTFTSPANTPASVSPKLSVEVKKEVDKEKAAADEKPKEKEKPCEEEEKYDISSKYHYLTENDLEESPKGGLDILKSLENTVTSAINKAQNGTPSWGGYPSIHAAYQLPNMMKLSLGSSGKSTPLKPMFGNSEIVSPTKNQTLVSPPSSQTSPMPKTNFHAMEELVKKVTEKVAKVEEKLKEPEGKLSPPKRATPSPCSSDISEPIKMEASSDGGFKSQEGSPSPQRDGCKEGSPPAEPVENGKELVKAMSSGLSSSTAIITDHPPEQPFVNPLSALQSVMNIHLGKAAKPSLPALDPMSMLFKMSNSLAEKAAVATPPPLQSKKADHLDRYFYHVNNDQPIDLTKGKSDKGCSLGSVLLSPTSTSPATSSSTVTTAKTSAVVSFMSNSPLRENALSDISDMLKNLTESHTSKSSTPSSISEKSDIDGATLEEAEEATPAQKRKGRQSNWNPQHLLILQAQFAASLRQTSEGKYIMSDLSPQERMHISRFTGLSMTTISHWLANVKYQLRRTGGTKFLKNLDTGHPVFFCNDCASQIRTPSTYISHLESHLGFRLRDLSKLSTEQINNQIAQTKSPSEKLVTSSPEEDLGTSYQCKLCNRTFASKHAVKLHLSKTHGKSPEDHLLYVSELEKQ, encoded by the coding sequence CCTATGTTTCCGAGGAGCTAAAGGCCGCCGCCCTAGTGGAAGAAGACCTAGACCCCGAGGAGAGCACAGTAGATGGGGAGCCCTCGGCCAAGTACATGTGCCCCGAGAAGGAGCTCAGCAAAGCCTGCCCCAGTTACCAGAACTCCCCGGCGGCTGAGTTTTCCAGCCACGAGATGGACAGCGAGTCGCACATCAGCGAGACCAGCGACCGCATGGCCGACTTCGAGAGCGGCTCCATCAAGAACGAGGAGGAGACCAAGGAGGCGGCCGTCCCCCTGGAGGACACGACCGTGTCGGACAGCCTGGAGCAGATGAAGGCCGTGTACAATAACTTCCTGTCCAACTCGTACTGGTCCAACCTGCACCTCAACCTGCACCAGCCCTCATCTGAGAAGAACaacggcggcagcagcagcagcagcagcagcagcagcagcagctgcggcagcgggAGCTTCGACTGGCACCAGAGCGCCATGGCCAAGACGCTGCAGCAGGTGTCCCAGAGCCGCGTGCTGCCCGAGCCCAGCCTCTTCAGCACCGTGCAGCTCTACCGGCAGAGCAGCAAGCTCTATGGCTCCATCTTCACGGGCGCCAGCAAGTTCCGCTGCAAAGACTGCAGCGCCGCCTACGACACGCTGGTGGAGCTCACGGTGCACATGAACGAGACCGGGCACTACCGCGACGACAACCACGAGACGGACAACAACAACCCCAAGCGCTGGTCCAAGCCCCGCAAGCGCTCGCTGCTGGAGATGGAGGGCAAGGAGGACGCCCAGAAGGTGCTGAAGTGCATGTACTGCGGCCACTCTTTCGAGTCCCTGCAGGACCTGAGTGTCCACAtgatcaaaacaaaacactaccAAAAAGTGCCTCTGAAGGAACCCGTCACGCCCGTCGCAGCCAAAATCATCCCTGCCGCGCGGAAGAAAGCTTCTCTGGAGCTGGAGCTGCCCAGCTCCCCGGACTCCACGGGCGGGACCCCCAAGGCTGCGATGGCGGATACCAACGACGTGCTTCAGAAGAACTCCAACCCCTACATCACGCCAAATAACCGGTATGGCCACCAGAACGGGGCCAGCTACGCCTGGCACTTTGAAGCCCGCAAGTCCCAGATCCTGAAATGCATGGAGTGCGGCAGTTCCCACGACACGCTGCAGGAGCTCACCGCCCACATGATGGTCACCGGCCACTTCATCAAGGTCACGAACTCGGCCATGAAGAAGGGCAAGCCCATCATGGAGACACCCGTCACGCCCACCATCACCACCCTGCTGGACGAGAAGGTACAGTCCGTGCCCCTGGCCGCCACCACCTTCACGTCCCCCGCCAACACCCCCGCGAGCGTCTCCCCGAAGCTGAGCGTGGAGGTCAAGAAGGAGGTCGACAAGGAGAAGGCGGCCGCCGACGAGAAGcccaaggagaaggagaagccctGCGAGGAAGAGGAGAAGTATGACATCTCCTCCAAGTACCACTACTTGACGGAGAACGACCTCGAGGAGAGCCCCAAGGGGGGACTGGATATCCTCAAGTCCCTGGAAAACACGGTGACGTCCGCCATCAACAAGGCCCAGAACGGCACCCCCAGCTGGGGGGGCTACCCCAGCATCCACGCCGCCTACCAGCTCCCCAACATGATGAAGCTGTCCCTGGGCTCCTCGGGGAAGAGTACGCCCCTGAAACCCATGTTTGGCAACAGCGAGATCGTGTCTCCCACGAAAAACCAGACCCTGGTCTCCCCGCCCAGCAGCCAGACCTCACCCATGCCCAAGACCAACTTTCACGCCATGGAGGAGCTGGTGAAGAAAGTCACGGAGAAAGTTGCCAAAGTGGAGGAGAAGCTGAAGGAGCCAGAGGGTAAGCTGTCTCCGCCGAAGCGGGCCACCCCGTCCCCGTGCAGCAGCGACATCAGCGAGCCCATCAAGATGGAGGCATCCAGCGACGGCGGCTTCAAGAGCCAGGAgggcagccccagcccccagcgaGACGGGTGCAAGGAGGGGAGCCCCCCGGCCGAGCCGGTGGAGAATGGCAAGGAGCTGGTGAAGGCCATGAGCAGTGGCCTGAGCAGCAGCACGGCCATCATCACAGACCACCCGCCCGAGCAGCCTTTCGTGAACCCCCTGAGTGCCCTCCAGTCGGTCATGAACATCCACCTGGGCAAGGCcgccaagccctccctgcccgccCTCGATCCCATGAGCATGCTTTTCAAGATGAGCAATAGCCTGGCCGAGAAGGCGGCCGTGGCCACCCCGCCGCCCCTCCAGTCCAAGAAGGCGGACCACCTCGACCGCTATTTCTACCACGTCAACAACGACCAGCCCATAGACTTGACGAAGGGGAAGAGTGACAAGGGCTGCTCTTTGGGTTCAGTGCTTTTGTCACCCACGTCCACGTCCCCGGCAACCTCCTCATCCACGGTGACAACGGCAAAGACATCTGCCGTCGTATCATTCATGTCAAACTCGCCGCTACGCGAGAATGCCTTGTCAGATATATCCGATATGCTGAAGAACTTGACAGAGAGCCACACGTCAAAGTCCTCCACTCCTTCCAGCATCTCCGAGAAGTCTGACATTGACGGGGCCACGCTGGAGGAGGCCGAGGAGGCGACGCCCGCCCAGAAGAGGAAGGGCCGCCAGTCAAACTGGAACCCACAGCACCTGCTGATCCTCCAGGCCCAGTTTGCGGCCAGCCTCCGGCAGACGTCTGAGGGCAAGTACATCATGTCAGACCTGAGCCCCCAGGAGCGAATGCACATCTCAAGGTTCACCGGGCTCTCCATGACCACCATCAGCCACTGGCTGGCCAACGTGAAATACCAGCTGCGAAGGACAGGTGGAAcaaagttcctcaaaaacttggACACCGGCCACCCCGTGTTCTTTTGTAATGACTGTGCGTCGCAAATCAGGACTCCTTCCACGTACATCAGTCACCTCGAGTCACACCTGGGCTTCCGGCTCCGGGACTTGTCTAAACTGTCCACCGAACAGATTAATAATCAGATAGCACAAACCAAGTCGCCCTCGGAAAAGTTGGTGACATCCTCCCCCGAGGAGGACCTGGGGACCTCCTACCAGTGCAAACTTTGCAATCGGACCTTTGCGAGCAAGCATGCGGTTAAACTTCACCTTAGCAAAACGCACGGGAAGTCCCCAGAAGACCACCTTCTGTACGTTTCCGAGCTAGAGAAGCAGTAG
- the TSHZ3 gene encoding teashirt homolog 3 isoform X3 codes for MCPEKELSKACPSYQNSPAAEFSSHEMDSESHISETSDRMADFESGSIKNEEETKEAAVPLEDTTVSDSLEQMKAVYNNFLSNSYWSNLHLNLHQPSSEKNNGGSSSSSSSSSSSCGSGSFDWHQSAMAKTLQQVSQSRVLPEPSLFSTVQLYRQSSKLYGSIFTGASKFRCKDCSAAYDTLVELTVHMNETGHYRDDNHETDNNNPKRWSKPRKRSLLEMEGKEDAQKVLKCMYCGHSFESLQDLSVHMIKTKHYQKVPLKEPVTPVAAKIIPAARKKASLELELPSSPDSTGGTPKAAMADTNDVLQKNSNPYITPNNRYGHQNGASYAWHFEARKSQILKCMECGSSHDTLQELTAHMMVTGHFIKVTNSAMKKGKPIMETPVTPTITTLLDEKVQSVPLAATTFTSPANTPASVSPKLSVEVKKEVDKEKAAADEKPKEKEKPCEEEEKYDISSKYHYLTENDLEESPKGGLDILKSLENTVTSAINKAQNGTPSWGGYPSIHAAYQLPNMMKLSLGSSGKSTPLKPMFGNSEIVSPTKNQTLVSPPSSQTSPMPKTNFHAMEELVKKVTEKVAKVEEKLKEPEGKLSPPKRATPSPCSSDISEPIKMEASSDGGFKSQEGSPSPQRDGCKEGSPPAEPVENGKELVKAMSSGLSSSTAIITDHPPEQPFVNPLSALQSVMNIHLGKAAKPSLPALDPMSMLFKMSNSLAEKAAVATPPPLQSKKADHLDRYFYHVNNDQPIDLTKGKSDKGCSLGSVLLSPTSTSPATSSSTVTTAKTSAVVSFMSNSPLRENALSDISDMLKNLTESHTSKSSTPSSISEKSDIDGATLEEAEEATPAQKRKGRQSNWNPQHLLILQAQFAASLRQTSEGKYIMSDLSPQERMHISRFTGLSMTTISHWLANVKYQLRRTGGTKFLKNLDTGHPVFFCNDCASQIRTPSTYISHLESHLGFRLRDLSKLSTEQINNQIAQTKSPSEKLVTSSPEEDLGTSYQCKLCNRTFASKHAVKLHLSKTHGKSPEDHLLYVSELEKQ; via the coding sequence ATGTGCCCCGAGAAGGAGCTCAGCAAAGCCTGCCCCAGTTACCAGAACTCCCCGGCGGCTGAGTTTTCCAGCCACGAGATGGACAGCGAGTCGCACATCAGCGAGACCAGCGACCGCATGGCCGACTTCGAGAGCGGCTCCATCAAGAACGAGGAGGAGACCAAGGAGGCGGCCGTCCCCCTGGAGGACACGACCGTGTCGGACAGCCTGGAGCAGATGAAGGCCGTGTACAATAACTTCCTGTCCAACTCGTACTGGTCCAACCTGCACCTCAACCTGCACCAGCCCTCATCTGAGAAGAACaacggcggcagcagcagcagcagcagcagcagcagcagcagctgcggcagcgggAGCTTCGACTGGCACCAGAGCGCCATGGCCAAGACGCTGCAGCAGGTGTCCCAGAGCCGCGTGCTGCCCGAGCCCAGCCTCTTCAGCACCGTGCAGCTCTACCGGCAGAGCAGCAAGCTCTATGGCTCCATCTTCACGGGCGCCAGCAAGTTCCGCTGCAAAGACTGCAGCGCCGCCTACGACACGCTGGTGGAGCTCACGGTGCACATGAACGAGACCGGGCACTACCGCGACGACAACCACGAGACGGACAACAACAACCCCAAGCGCTGGTCCAAGCCCCGCAAGCGCTCGCTGCTGGAGATGGAGGGCAAGGAGGACGCCCAGAAGGTGCTGAAGTGCATGTACTGCGGCCACTCTTTCGAGTCCCTGCAGGACCTGAGTGTCCACAtgatcaaaacaaaacactaccAAAAAGTGCCTCTGAAGGAACCCGTCACGCCCGTCGCAGCCAAAATCATCCCTGCCGCGCGGAAGAAAGCTTCTCTGGAGCTGGAGCTGCCCAGCTCCCCGGACTCCACGGGCGGGACCCCCAAGGCTGCGATGGCGGATACCAACGACGTGCTTCAGAAGAACTCCAACCCCTACATCACGCCAAATAACCGGTATGGCCACCAGAACGGGGCCAGCTACGCCTGGCACTTTGAAGCCCGCAAGTCCCAGATCCTGAAATGCATGGAGTGCGGCAGTTCCCACGACACGCTGCAGGAGCTCACCGCCCACATGATGGTCACCGGCCACTTCATCAAGGTCACGAACTCGGCCATGAAGAAGGGCAAGCCCATCATGGAGACACCCGTCACGCCCACCATCACCACCCTGCTGGACGAGAAGGTACAGTCCGTGCCCCTGGCCGCCACCACCTTCACGTCCCCCGCCAACACCCCCGCGAGCGTCTCCCCGAAGCTGAGCGTGGAGGTCAAGAAGGAGGTCGACAAGGAGAAGGCGGCCGCCGACGAGAAGcccaaggagaaggagaagccctGCGAGGAAGAGGAGAAGTATGACATCTCCTCCAAGTACCACTACTTGACGGAGAACGACCTCGAGGAGAGCCCCAAGGGGGGACTGGATATCCTCAAGTCCCTGGAAAACACGGTGACGTCCGCCATCAACAAGGCCCAGAACGGCACCCCCAGCTGGGGGGGCTACCCCAGCATCCACGCCGCCTACCAGCTCCCCAACATGATGAAGCTGTCCCTGGGCTCCTCGGGGAAGAGTACGCCCCTGAAACCCATGTTTGGCAACAGCGAGATCGTGTCTCCCACGAAAAACCAGACCCTGGTCTCCCCGCCCAGCAGCCAGACCTCACCCATGCCCAAGACCAACTTTCACGCCATGGAGGAGCTGGTGAAGAAAGTCACGGAGAAAGTTGCCAAAGTGGAGGAGAAGCTGAAGGAGCCAGAGGGTAAGCTGTCTCCGCCGAAGCGGGCCACCCCGTCCCCGTGCAGCAGCGACATCAGCGAGCCCATCAAGATGGAGGCATCCAGCGACGGCGGCTTCAAGAGCCAGGAgggcagccccagcccccagcgaGACGGGTGCAAGGAGGGGAGCCCCCCGGCCGAGCCGGTGGAGAATGGCAAGGAGCTGGTGAAGGCCATGAGCAGTGGCCTGAGCAGCAGCACGGCCATCATCACAGACCACCCGCCCGAGCAGCCTTTCGTGAACCCCCTGAGTGCCCTCCAGTCGGTCATGAACATCCACCTGGGCAAGGCcgccaagccctccctgcccgccCTCGATCCCATGAGCATGCTTTTCAAGATGAGCAATAGCCTGGCCGAGAAGGCGGCCGTGGCCACCCCGCCGCCCCTCCAGTCCAAGAAGGCGGACCACCTCGACCGCTATTTCTACCACGTCAACAACGACCAGCCCATAGACTTGACGAAGGGGAAGAGTGACAAGGGCTGCTCTTTGGGTTCAGTGCTTTTGTCACCCACGTCCACGTCCCCGGCAACCTCCTCATCCACGGTGACAACGGCAAAGACATCTGCCGTCGTATCATTCATGTCAAACTCGCCGCTACGCGAGAATGCCTTGTCAGATATATCCGATATGCTGAAGAACTTGACAGAGAGCCACACGTCAAAGTCCTCCACTCCTTCCAGCATCTCCGAGAAGTCTGACATTGACGGGGCCACGCTGGAGGAGGCCGAGGAGGCGACGCCCGCCCAGAAGAGGAAGGGCCGCCAGTCAAACTGGAACCCACAGCACCTGCTGATCCTCCAGGCCCAGTTTGCGGCCAGCCTCCGGCAGACGTCTGAGGGCAAGTACATCATGTCAGACCTGAGCCCCCAGGAGCGAATGCACATCTCAAGGTTCACCGGGCTCTCCATGACCACCATCAGCCACTGGCTGGCCAACGTGAAATACCAGCTGCGAAGGACAGGTGGAAcaaagttcctcaaaaacttggACACCGGCCACCCCGTGTTCTTTTGTAATGACTGTGCGTCGCAAATCAGGACTCCTTCCACGTACATCAGTCACCTCGAGTCACACCTGGGCTTCCGGCTCCGGGACTTGTCTAAACTGTCCACCGAACAGATTAATAATCAGATAGCACAAACCAAGTCGCCCTCGGAAAAGTTGGTGACATCCTCCCCCGAGGAGGACCTGGGGACCTCCTACCAGTGCAAACTTTGCAATCGGACCTTTGCGAGCAAGCATGCGGTTAAACTTCACCTTAGCAAAACGCACGGGAAGTCCCCAGAAGACCACCTTCTGTACGTTTCCGAGCTAGAGAAGCAGTAG